From the Brevibacillus choshinensis genome, one window contains:
- a CDS encoding LuxR C-terminal-related transcriptional regulator, with protein MDKGAFHLGSSKVLEFIDSILVPAERFPQQVLLSLSQIFGYHRSIFWIADKHGNLFLPSTLNVEDRLIQDYISYYFQHDLLHPQNAIPQNPSRTALRINDVMPDQEYEQTIYYNQFMRAYGNYDEMGIYLKKEGTLVGSIGLARCKQEQRFTENDVRLVETLSRTIAHTLAIHTHADELQKERMLFAAHSQLSSIGIIIVEPPAHIRYVNPIAKDICAEWFLGKTYTNPVHAFIKQHVENNAFVSPSSFSAPAAIALLSPSQQEFAIYVQPSVSIPFSDHRTLPYAIYLIPKGTHSGMSATREQDQLPHLTRTERRIYELVQQGYTNQLIANELHISLNTVKRHLQNTYRKLGVSNRTELCYKLKTN; from the coding sequence GTGGATAAGGGCGCATTCCATCTGGGGAGTTCAAAAGTTTTGGAATTTATCGATTCCATCTTGGTTCCAGCTGAAAGGTTTCCTCAACAGGTTTTACTCTCCCTCTCGCAAATTTTTGGCTATCATCGGTCTATCTTTTGGATCGCAGACAAACACGGCAATTTGTTTCTTCCTAGCACGCTCAATGTCGAGGATCGGCTGATCCAAGACTATATCTCCTATTATTTTCAGCATGATCTGCTGCATCCGCAAAATGCCATTCCTCAAAACCCCTCCCGCACTGCTTTGCGCATCAATGACGTCATGCCCGACCAGGAGTACGAGCAAACCATTTACTACAACCAGTTCATGCGCGCCTACGGAAACTACGATGAGATGGGCATTTACCTCAAAAAGGAAGGCACGCTGGTTGGCAGCATTGGGTTGGCGCGCTGCAAGCAGGAGCAACGCTTCACAGAAAATGACGTGCGTTTGGTAGAAACACTCTCCCGTACGATCGCCCATACGCTTGCCATCCACACGCATGCAGATGAACTGCAAAAAGAACGGATGTTATTCGCTGCCCATTCCCAGTTGTCCTCCATCGGCATCATCATCGTAGAGCCTCCTGCCCACATCCGTTATGTGAATCCGATAGCCAAAGACATTTGTGCGGAATGGTTTTTAGGAAAGACATACACGAATCCTGTACATGCCTTTATCAAACAGCACGTGGAAAATAATGCCTTTGTCAGTCCCTCTTCTTTTTCTGCTCCAGCAGCAATCGCTTTGTTGTCTCCTTCTCAGCAAGAGTTCGCCATCTACGTCCAACCTTCTGTCTCCATCCCTTTTTCCGATCACCGAACGCTTCCCTACGCCATCTACCTGATTCCCAAAGGAACACACTCCGGGATGTCTGCCACCCGAGAGCAGGACCAGCTCCCCCACTTGACGCGAACGGAAAGGAGAATCTACGAACTTGTACAGCAAGGTTATACCAACCAGCTGATTGCCAACGAGCTGCATATCAGCCTGAACACGGTGAAACGACATTTGCAAAATACGTACAGGAAGTTGGGCGTTTCGAACAGGACTGAGCTGTGCTATAAACTGAAAACGAACTGA
- a CDS encoding L,D-transpeptidase family protein, whose protein sequence is MLLTLFKYQLAYADSSLPIVVEQGVFSIDVHPSKHQLIVRKQGQPIKVYPIAVGNPSTPTPVGEYKVIYKGKNWGPEFGPRWLGLNVPWGIYGIHGTNKPYSIGQHLSHGCIRMRNSDVIELFDMVPLGSKVTIYGHVLGHPSHNPRDLAEGDVGGDVQLIQSRLKSAGYFKGLCDGKYRSNTTAALKKFQRDRHMPQNGVVTIKVYEELGLLE, encoded by the coding sequence ATGTTGCTCACGCTCTTCAAATACCAACTTGCCTATGCGGATTCGTCGTTGCCAATTGTTGTTGAACAAGGGGTCTTTTCCATTGATGTTCACCCCTCCAAACACCAATTAATTGTGCGGAAACAAGGTCAACCCATAAAAGTTTATCCGATTGCTGTTGGGAACCCATCTACGCCTACCCCTGTTGGAGAATACAAAGTGATATACAAAGGTAAAAATTGGGGACCAGAATTCGGCCCACGGTGGCTAGGATTAAACGTCCCTTGGGGAATTTACGGCATTCATGGCACGAACAAACCATATTCTATTGGACAACATCTAAGCCACGGTTGTATCCGCATGCGCAACAGTGACGTCATTGAATTATTCGATATGGTTCCACTCGGATCCAAAGTTACGATTTATGGGCATGTATTGGGGCATCCGAGTCATAATCCGAGAGATTTGGCGGAAGGAGATGTCGGTGGAGATGTTCAACTGATTCAATCCCGTTTGAAAAGCGCCGGATACTTCAAAGGTTTATGTGACGGCAAGTATCGCTCAAATACAACTGCTGCTCTTAAAAAATTTCAACGCGACCGTCACATGCCTCAGAACGGTGTCGTCACAATTAAAGTTTACGAAGAACTGGGATTGCTAGAATAA
- the yjcZ gene encoding sporulation protein YjcZ, producing the protein MSFFEDNFALTLVLFVLLTIVACTCD; encoded by the coding sequence ATGTCCTTTTTTGAAGATAACTTTGCTTTAACCTTGGTTCTGTTCGTCCTTTTAACTATTGTTGCTTGCACCTGCGATTAA